One genomic segment of Streptomyces niveus includes these proteins:
- a CDS encoding mechanosensitive ion channel family protein: protein MENVLRPLTVLGGAVVLTLLLGWVVDLALRRADARHPETPLWGLLRRCRPPLQVVLLTALLRATYRETGWWIVVDHQSGIGRLLTLILIGAGAWLVIHIASAVVESTYARYATSARDRAKVRRVRTQVTLIMRIVTAVVVVVAVAAILLTFPSMRTIGTSMLASAGIIGIVAGVAAQSTLGNLFAGFQIAFGDMVRIGDTVVVDGEWGVVEEVTLTFLAVRTWDERRITMPVSYFTSKPFENWSRGGVQMTGTVFLQLDHSAPVRLMREKLHEILQDCAAWDGRDWSLAVTDTTPSTIEVRAVVTAKDADDIWTARCTVREQLIGWLADEHPYALPRIATTQAAVLPLQKKNGAVGHAGAHHEPDPAVTENADGDPRTGRG from the coding sequence ATGGAGAACGTACTGCGACCGTTGACCGTGCTGGGTGGCGCGGTCGTCCTCACGCTGCTGCTCGGCTGGGTCGTCGACCTGGCGCTGCGCCGTGCGGACGCCCGGCACCCGGAAACCCCGCTGTGGGGACTGCTGCGACGCTGCCGGCCACCGCTGCAGGTCGTCCTTCTGACCGCGCTGCTGCGTGCCACGTACCGCGAGACCGGCTGGTGGATCGTCGTCGACCACCAGTCCGGCATCGGCAGGCTGCTGACGCTGATCCTGATCGGGGCCGGTGCCTGGCTGGTCATCCACATCGCGTCGGCCGTCGTGGAGTCGACGTACGCGCGCTACGCGACATCGGCGCGCGACCGGGCGAAGGTCCGCCGGGTCCGTACGCAGGTGACGCTGATCATGCGCATCGTGACCGCCGTGGTCGTGGTGGTGGCGGTCGCGGCGATCCTGCTCACGTTCCCCAGCATGCGGACGATCGGTACGTCCATGCTGGCCTCCGCGGGCATCATCGGCATCGTGGCCGGTGTCGCCGCGCAGTCCACCCTCGGCAATCTCTTCGCCGGTTTCCAGATCGCCTTCGGCGACATGGTGCGGATCGGCGACACGGTCGTGGTGGACGGCGAGTGGGGTGTGGTCGAGGAGGTCACGCTCACGTTCCTGGCGGTACGCACATGGGACGAGCGCCGGATAACGATGCCGGTGTCGTACTTCACGAGCAAGCCGTTCGAGAACTGGTCGCGCGGCGGTGTCCAGATGACCGGCACCGTCTTCCTCCAGCTCGACCACTCGGCGCCGGTCCGGCTGATGCGCGAGAAGCTGCACGAGATCCTTCAGGACTGCGCGGCCTGGGACGGCCGGGACTGGAGTCTGGCCGTCACCGACACCACCCCGAGCACCATCGAGGTACGGGCCGTTGTGACGGCGAAGGACGCGGACGACATCTGGACGGCGCGCTGCACCGTGCGGGAGCAGCTGATCGGCTGGCTGGCGGACGAGCATCCGTACGCGCTGCCGCGGATCGCGACCACACAGGCGGCGGTGCTCCCCCTTCAGAAGAAGAACGGCGCCGTGGGGCACGCGGGAGCGCACCACGAGCCCGACCCGGCGGTGACGGAGAACGCGGACGGAGACCCGCGCACCGGCCGCGGCTGA